The Lolium rigidum isolate FL_2022 chromosome 2, APGP_CSIRO_Lrig_0.1, whole genome shotgun sequence genomic interval GAGGCTGCGGTTGGTTCCCATCCTTCACAAATATGGCGTGCCCTGGTTGAAGGAAGGGATGTGATGTTACAAGGTCTAATCCGCAGGATTGGCTCGGGCACGAATACACACGCTTGGAACCAGGGATGGATCCCGCGTGACTATATGCTGCGACCTCTCGGATGCAAGAAGGAAAATCCGCCAACCCAAGTAAGTGCTTTTATCAGTGGTGATTCCAGATCATGGAACAAGGCAATTCTAGAGGAGTGGTTCCTCCCTATGGATGTGGAGCACATTTGCAAGATACCGCTGAGTACTAGACGCCATGAGGATGATTGGGCGTGGCACTATGAGCGCTCAGGAGCATTGTCTGTGCGATCGGTATACCGCCTTCTGGTTCATACGAAGAGAAGGAGGGAAGATTGGATCGAGCACCGTCCGGGGGGCTCGAACTAGGCAGGGCAAGAAAAGCTATGGAAGAAAATGTGGTCGGTTCAGGTACCGTCAAAACTCCGCGTCTTCTTATGGCGCCTAGCTCATGAGTCCCTCCCGACGGGAGACGTTCGGCACCGGCGGCATATGGCAGATTCGAACAAGTGTTCGATATGTGGCGAGAACGACTCCTGGAGGCATTCGCTCATTGATTGTACACCATCTAGATGTGTATGGGCTCTAGTCAGTGAGGAAGTTACAGAACACATAAGCTCGACTTTGGAACCATCGGCGAAGCAGTGGATTTTCTCGATGATGAGCTCGCTGGAACATGAAGCTTTTGTGGAATTGGTAGTTACCTTATGGGCCATTTGGTACGCAAGGAGGCGGTGGATCCATGAGAGGGAACAGCAAAGCCCCCTATCGACGTTCCTTTTTGTGCGAAACTTCCTGAATGATCTTGCAATGGCAGCTCCTATTCCGAAGCCTGCTAGAGGAACCCGGCATGCGGTATCAACACCTTGGCAGGCGCCACCGCAGGGTTTTGTCAAGATGAACATTGATGCGGCGACGGCGAAGACTGGACCAGGAGGAGCAGTTGCAGTGGTTTGCCATAGTGAAGGAGGGGAGTTCCTGGGTGCCTCGGCTCTAACAATAGTGGACCAGGATAACCCGGCAACGCTTGAGGCTCTGGCCTGCCGCGAGGCACTAGCGTTGGCTCAAGGCTTGCATCTCTCTAGACTGTGTGTGGTCTCGGACTGTTTGGAGGTCATTAAAAATCTACAACAGCCGTATATGGGAGTGTATGGTATGATCACACGGGAGATCAAGGAGACGACATCCCTTTTCGAGAAGGTGATGTTCAAACACGAAGACAGAAGCTCAAACGGCGAGGCTCACCGTCTAGCAAGGGGCTCTGTAAATCTAGCTAGCGGTCGTCAAGTGTGGCTACTAGGGCCACCGGATGGTTTTAACattcctgtacaagctattgttgttaatcaataaagaacgaccgaattctcaaaaaaaaatggcATTTGATAAACATGCCGGATCAATTGAATGAAAGACGTTGGATGGTGGTGTCGTTGTTTGGGACGCTCGTTCTCAGAAGAATATGATGAAATTAAAAGTTTTCATTTAAATTTTCTTTACATATTACAAGTTGACTGAAAACTTCTACGACTAGACCCTATCCTACTCGCCATCCACTGGAGGGCTCGATGGCCCTGCTCCGTCGTCGCCACTCCTCCTGCATCGTTGGCGCAAGCCCTACGTCCGCACGCCTACTCGTCGAGCCACTGCCACTCGTACGCCATGAGGCGGTGAGCCCCCTTCTCAACAGGCGCCCGTTCGACGAACATCCCAACGGTGTGCCACCACTGCTCCTCGAAGGCCTTGTCGCGGGCGTGAGCGTTGTCCTACTGCTTTTTTCTGATTCTTGTAAGACTCTAGAATGGCTCTCTGCTCCGTCGACTTATCCTCATGGTCTATCCCGTCGCTCCTGCTCGCCAGGTTGTCGTCGTCCCCCTCCTCCACCGTCACTACACATGTTACTAATAAACGATCTTAAATCTTAATTTAAAATCATACAAGTGCTAGGGTTACTCCATCTTCAAAAGAACAAATGGAACTATTGACTCATGGAGCGAATAACTTCATCATAAATATAAACGAAGTACGATAGATCAAATGAGTACATTTGCAAACCAGACTAGGATTTGGTATTACAACAAGATGGATGATGACAGCTGTGATGGTGCCGATTGTTATGGTGAGGAGGCAGATTAAGTATCACAATAAGGcctacaacttttttttttgaaaagagggcaaaagctttgccctatTTCATTCATTAAGAAGAAGTAGAAATAGTTTTACATAGCACGGTTATACCTTTGAAACAAAGGgacctactctcgcggcatcaaattGTCATACATTTATCACCCGCCAAAATCCAAAGTTTAGCATCTAACTTAATCTTATGGAAAAGCACAGAGGGTGGCACATGCTTGTTTTTGAAAACCCGAGCGTTTCTTTCGTTCCAAAGCTGCCATGGCACAAGGAAGGTTAAAGAAGCTATGCCCTTGCGCTTCGTCATCTTGCCCCACCAAGGATGAAGAGTGGAGGCCGGCCAAAGATTGAGGTCAAGAGATTGAATGCCAAGCCAATCGTTTAAGAGGCCCCAAAGACGAATGGTGTAACAGTAATTGACAAGAAGATGATCACCGGATTCTAAATCTCGTTTGCAAAGAGGACAATCCCGACAATTAGGCCAACCCCTCTTCTCCAAGCGGTCATTAGTCCAAAGCCTACTTTGAAGCGCGAGCCACATGAAGAACTTGTATTTAGGCGGTGCCCAAAACTTCCACACCGAGGAGGCGATCGGGGATGATGTAGCTCCAAAGAATTGAGCACGGTAGGCGGAGGTAGATGAATATTGGCCATTGTCGGTGATGTTCCAAGTGATTTCATCTTCAACGTCCTCATGAAGAGTGAATTCCGAGAGTTTGACCCAAAGGGAGATGCCTACAACTCTTCTAAAGAGTAAAAGAATATAAAGTTCGACCAAGTTTTTAGAAAACAAAATCCACGCTATACTACTAGGTAGACATCGtattaaaatatatttcatcATGTATCCAGCGATATTGATTTTATATTGTATATGTTAATATTTTTTcagaaagttagtcaaattttacatagtttaactttcaaaaaaattatgcctttatttaaaaaaatgtaggtagtatgtactccctccatgccttattaatgggcaattacgtatttcgagaaacaagtttgactaGTAATTTAGCCAACAAAATATAAGGCATACAtcacaaaaaaatattattggaaacattttttgaatacgaattcaatggtataatttttgtggcatatatctcatattttattgaccaaatttgtagtcaaacttgtttctcgaagtgCATAATtacccattaatccggtatggagggagtattaagCTCCAAACCATGCATATTCTTTAGGAATCTAGCAATCCACTCCCAATGTACACTAGCACATCAGTTAGCATAAATTTAATCTCTTCACGCAACATATTGTCTATTACCATCAACCATTCGCGCGCTTCAATCCTTGATGGCCAACTTATCTATAGTTGTTCCGGTCCGGCTAGATTAGCATGTGTCATTGCTGAATTCATTTTTCATGTGGAAAAAGTCTATGTTTAACTAAATTACTGGCCTGGGAAAACTGCTGCCTTCTGAACTATTGCACACTTATGTTCCTAAAGTATTCGAAAAGGAGCTCCCCAAATTATACTTGTAATTGGTTTAACGGAGGACAAAAATTATGCAAAGTTAGCCAAATCAAATATTGATGCAAAGAGCCGAGGGGCAAGATGCTCTGTGTATGATTGTGTGGGGGTTTAAATTGGCTAAATAACACTATGATAAGAAGTTTAGCCAAGTCAATAGTTTAAGGAGGAAAGAGGTATATAATTATTTTTCTAAGAGGAATCCAACACGCTAGCTTTGATCGATCTACCTTAGTTTCTTTATCTACCCTAATTTTAGTGTATGTGTTTGTGTAACTGTGTGTGCAcattgaagttttttttttttgaagtttatTTGTATGAACCGCATGcattcatgtttttattttcttcataTGTTATGTTGCATCGGTTAATGCCGGCAATACTTGCTTTGCACCATTTTTTCCAAATAAAGTAAAATCCATATTTTTCTAAGATAAATTCTATGGCTGACATGAGTGCTGTCGTATTGATTCTAGTTCTCGCATCATGAGCCGGTCTTCCGAAGATTTTGCACAGAATAAAAGGGGCATTTGTTGGAAACATTCGCAAAATGTGATAATGACATATGTTCTTTTTGGCTTAATGTTTTAACAGTTTAACACTGCTTCAGAATGTACTAGGCGCCTATCCAACAGTTCTTAATTAGTATTGCGTAGACAACAAATAAAATGGCCATTGGAAAAAAATTACATGGAGTGTGAGTTTATTGTGATTGGTCtcccacgaaacttgtttcaaaacaAAAGGCCGGAATGGTCTCCCACGAAAGGGCACCTTTTCTGCGcagagaaaataaaaaaagaggtTGGAATTTTCATTAATTTGGTGCAGTGCTACAACAGGTGCCATGTTGATGCACTGAAACAGGAGAAACGGTATAAAAAGACATACTGTAACAAACCATAATAATATGTCTTTCACCCAGATAGATGATACATCACCTACTTGCACGATGCATGTATAACAGACAATGTATGAAGATGCAAGATCGAGGCTAGCGTTCGATCTCTTTCCAACAAATGCATGCATCGGAAGAATGACTAGACTCGAACTAGGTACCATTGGTGTAGGGTTCGATGTCATCGTGTCCTCACTGGGGGGAGCCGTGCGGCCCGAACCCCTGATGCACCGTCTCCATTCCGGTGTCAAACCCCAGCAGTGGCGGCGGTGGCAACATCCCCATcatcagctgctgctgctgctccattCCAGCGTCGACGGACCCCGTTTGTGGAGGCGGcggcatctccatcatcatctgtTGCTGTTCCTTCCCCTGCTGCtgcaccaactccatcatcagctGATGCTGCGTCATCTCCATCCCGCCGCTCGCGCTGGTGCCACCGAGCTCAaactcgccgccgccacccacagTACGGCCAACGGGCAGCACATCCCGGAGAACCTGGTCGCAGCGCACCGCCACGTCCGCGCGCAGCTTCGCCAGCGCGGCCGCGAAGGCAGCCCGGTCCTCCTCCTTCATCTGGCTCACGTCGTTGGCCTGCTCCAGCCACGCCGCCGCCTGGCACCCCTCGGCGCGCGCCTTATCCAAGAAATCATCGATGGCCTTGTTTCGCGCCTTGATCGCGGCCAGCTGCGCTTGCAGCTCGCCAAGCTTCTGGTTCAGCTCCGCCTGCGCCGGGTTCCGGTCACCGGCGCCGCCATCCACCGCCGCCACGGTCTGAGCCTCCGAAGAGTAGAAGGTGCGGAAGCGGTCGAGGACGGAGTCGACGGAAGGGTGGCCTATGGAGAAGACCCTGCCGCCCGGGGAGAAGACGAGGGCGGCCGCCTCGACACCGCACATGATGGCCAGCTCGCTCACCTTGTTGAAGAGCCCTCTGCGGCGCTTGGAGAAGCACACCTGccgcgcctcctcgctctcgaTGGGCCGGATCTCGATCTTCTGCCGCCCCGTACCTCTCGGCCGCCGCGGTGCCATTGCCGCCTACCCTTAAACCTTTGGACCCTCTCACCCCTCAAAATGTTTGCTCTGCGTAGGTAGCTAGGTAGATCTGTCTAGAACTTTTGGGGTCATCTGTCTATATAGGAGATGGAGGAGAAGAATTGAGATGTGAAAGGAGTTGAGAATTGAGATCCTTATCTCGTGACTCATGTTCCCATCTCATCACTGATCAACACATTTAGCTGTCAGATGTCTAAACGAGGACGAATTTAATGAAGGGTCGGGCCCACAGTTAATCATGGGTGGAGTACTTTCTGAATACCCAAGAAATTATGTATCGATCTGGTGAACCATAATTTTCAGATACGTAATTGCCAAATTGTTAAACTGCAGGATCTAGTATGATTGTGACATGTGAAATCAAACAAGATGTCTTTTCAGTTTAATGTGTGATCATAATATATCCTTTTCTGGCTTGTACTTTTTCTTTCggtgtttctttcttttttaatCTGATTTACATATATGAACATGTTATTTTCACACACTCCTGAGGTTGGTATCCTTTGCATATATAAGCGCAGACGCACAAGACAATTGGTTTTTAAATTTCTTTTAGGATTTTCTATATGCAGAGTTCTCTATCCACGTGAGGCTGTGATCATGCAAAGGAGACcgctcaaggagcacgtgaaaaaCAAAATAACATGTTCATATGTGAAGTAGATTAAAAAGGAAAGAAATACGCAAAGGAAGTACAATCCACAAATAGATATACCTCACACACAAAAAAGATATACACCAAGCTCATGGAGTGAACAAAAAGGCATCTCGCTCGACTTCATATGTCACCACTGGTGGCTTTCTTTAAATAATTATGTCATCGCAAATCGATATATATTATTTTGGCTATTCAAACAAATAATCCTTCCGTTtctatttacttcacattttgggTTTGGccaaagtcaaactttattaactttgacTAAAAATATAGGAAAATATCAATAATTAtaataccaaatgcatataatatgaaaatatagtttATGGGGCACATATTGTGCATTGAAAATGATAAATAATATAATAATATAATATTCTAGAATATTCTAGAATATTTTAGTGAACTTCGTGGTCGGTGACGTGGTGATGCTCGTGACCGGCTTGACCGGCAGTGTCATGGTGGTGTGttcttcttcgtggtaggcgatgtggtgatgcttgtgatcggcgtgaacggcggtgccatggtggtgttcGTATTCGTGGTCGACAACGTACCCattcttgtgaccggcgtgaccggcggtgtcatggtggtcttcgtcttcgtggtctgcgacgtggtgatgcttgtgaccggcgtgaacggcagtgccatggtggtgtccgtcttcgtggtcggcgatgtgcccatgcttgtgactgACGTGAccagcggtgtcatggtggtcttcatcttcatggtcggcaacatggtgatgcttgtgaccggcgtgaacggcggtgccatggtggtgttcgtcctcGTGATCGgtgacgtgcccatgcttgtgaccggcgtgactggcagtgtcatggtggtcttcgtcttcgtggtcggcgatgtggtgatgcttgtgaccggcggtgCCATTGTGGTCGCTTGCTTCGTGGTCGGTGACATGCTCATGCTTCTGGTGGGtgaggtaaggtcaccatgttGCTATATAGGTGAGACTAGGAAAAGCGAGGAACCAAAAAATGGGGGCTCGCTTCCCTACCCGGTGCAGAAATGAGCGGCCCGACCAAACAACATGGCTTTTCTAGTCCATGATATGTCTTAGACATGCATGTAGTTTCTTTCCAATCGGCCCAGGTAACCAAACGCGCCCTTACCGATTAGGCCTCGTGCACGTGCACATGACATGGTGGGCCGAACACGCATGCTAGTATtggtttttttataaaaaagtctGTCAATATGTCAATAATCATCAACAACAGTCGGTACAGCCATAGAAGTAATAAAAATTGCAAAGAGGATTTTGCATGGTCTAGTGGCGACTACAAACACTAGGGCGAGCCGTTCTCGCCTCTCCATCACTGCAGCTGGGTAAATCTTGTCGCAATAGAACTTGTAGTAAATAGATTGGGAGTCGTCGTACTAAGACACAAAATAATCAACACACCGAAGCAATAACCATTGTCAATGATGATAACTGTAAATAGTAAGAGACTGATCTGAAGCCACTACAAGGAACATGAAAACCGACCGAATCCCACAAGATACACCGGGCGCATGACTTCACACGCCCTCCACCGACGCTAGACGCACCACTGTAGCGATGATAGGATGGAGAGGATCTTATTCTGACTTCATGATGTAGCACCCATCCCACCATCCCAAAAAACATTGAAAACAGCCTAAACAAAGAACAAGAACACTCCGGCCAGCGAGAGAGGCCGTGGACCGCCGTGTTTGCAGGGGGAAACCTAGATGGGTTTACTTTGGCCACCACCACCCGGTTGCACACATGCAATCAAGAGGCCAAGCATGTTAGATTGTTCAATGATGCTATGCCCGTTTGGGTGCCATCGTGGAGAATGGTTGGATGATTGTTCAAATTCGAGAAGCTGGTGGCTTTTATACCGAAGATGCGTACCCATCCTACCTTTGTTGCCCTCTCATGTAGCCTTAAGAGATGACTCAAGCTCGGAAAGCTACTCGTCCGCCCTAGGTGTTTCACACCACCGCCGGGGCCCATGCTCTTATTCGTCTGATGACGACACCCGCACCTATGCAGCCTCCTCTGGGCTGGCGTCCAAGTTCAAACTACCGTGGGAAAACCAGGTGTATCGGCCACCGCAGCCTTAACCCGCCGCTTCCTCGCCCTCGATCCCGCCGACCATGGATCGTCCTACATTGACATAGCGCCCCcatcatgatccttggaccagaCTCCTCCAAGCATGGCCCATTCCATGGACCGCACCATCTCCATATGTTGCTCCTTCGGCCTATACTGACACATGGAGTCCCGGCCATCGCTCATCGACTGGATCGCCTAAACTTATTGGTACACGGCCACCTGCTCAGGTCTACATCGGCATCAATCCGTGGTATACTGCCTCGCCACCATATGCTGCACATGCCCTCCCCAGCGGTGGAGGCATGAAAAATGATAGGCGGGGGAGGGGGGAGGTTCGAAGAAGAGAACTCACGAATGGCAAAAAAAAAGTGAGAAGAAGTGATAGCAAAATATTTGTTTCATTGATTATACAACCATTACCGATTGTCTATGACAAACGGATGTACAATTGAGCACTACTGAAAAGGAAAAATCTAGACAAGAAGAGATAGAGCAACTAACGGTTTCAATATAATTAAAGTCCACTAGACGTGGTGCTTCATCAAACTCATCTATAATTGTATCTGACAATATTCCAATAGTAATCTCCTTTTCAATGTATATTACGAAGCAATCTCTTAGGAATCAATCCTCCATTTTATTCTGAAGCCTTGTTTTCACAAGTTTCATTGTAGAAAATACACGTTCAGTGGTTGCAGTTAAGATTGGTCAAGTAAGAACAAGGTGAATCAATATGTTCATTGAGTTAGTACTTTTAGCAATGATTAAATCAACTAGTATAGAAATAAAGAACAGTATATACCGGCCAATCAAGTGGTAATCATCATTTTTCCGGTTGATGCAAGTTATTGACAAAGTTGTGATATAGTTGTTAAATTCTGAAACTTCGGGTTTGTAAGGATATCATGCTCCTACCGTCGTAATTGACATCTTAGATTCTCcctttcttgttcttcaaaaTGGATAAGACTTTGAAGCTAAGAACAAACAACATCAATGTCCAATGAGCTGATTGAGTTCTTGGGGTCCAAGGTAGTGCACATAATGAGAAGCTCGGTTGCTTGTTTGTTGAACATGGAGTTCAACTCTTGTGCTTGTTGGTCCCCAGCTGCCTCCGCCCATGCTTCGGAGCACAATCAGGACCGCCTGATCAATTTCAATGGCTTCCCTGCAAGCATAGCGATCCATTTTCTAAAGGCTGAGGTCTCCTTCACCTCCACGAGGGGTGCAGCATGGAGAGGGGTCAAGTCGTGATCTCTGTCAAAACAGGCCACCATGTATGGAACGTAGCACGTCAACAGAATACTGTGTGAAATTACATGGTGTATAGTTCAGATTCAGCTTCATTCCATGCTGCCCCACCTTTTGCGGGCTAACTGAAGGAGTACGGTAGTTGGCTCCCTAAAATGAGATCCCAGCACATATTCAGTTTTGTTTGGGAAAGATGCAAGTTAACATCACTTTCTAGATTCTGGAACCTGGTACGGCAAATCTCTGATCTACATCAAGACGGCCGAATCTCTTAGACAGCTAGCACTACCATGCCTTGGAACCCCACCAAATGGACGCAAAGCAgaacatttttttgttttccctTTGCAGACTAGACCAAAGCTGGGCAGTCGGGGGATTGGTAAATTCTGAACCATGTCACGTGACGCGGTGAGTCGAACGCGCACATGTGGTTAGGTGTTTGTTGCTGGCTAATGTAGACGCCCTGGCTCGCTAGATCGATCGACGACCATGATGGTGTGCTTGCTTGGGTGCCATCATCGAGACTCAAGAGGACATGGATGGCGATTTGTCAAATTAATAGGTTAGAGGAGCCAGAATCATACATGTGTCTTGTCCTAATTCTCCCGGTGCATCCTATTCATACTAGTAATTGTAGCAACTGAAACACAGGGTGTGAATCAGCACCTAGCCACCCATCTCCTTACATCTATCCATCTGTTTTCTAGAAAGGAGTGGAGGTTTTTCTTCAAACCAGCAGATGATTATCCTTCCATCTTCTGAACGATTTCAGATATTATGCAGTTCGTAATTTTACACCGTATTCTGCGTGAAATGGAGTATATATATCGTGGTGTGTGGAGTAACTCAAACAATGCCACCAACCATTTGACCAACCATCATGATTCTAGATGGTTATCTCAGACTACACTACATGAGTATTAATTGTTTTTTTAAACAAGGCaagatttgccattttcattggcAAGTCTTGCCTAGATGGTGCGTGCCTTCGTAGAGGTCAATTCTTGACCACTCCTCCTATGAGGACGTATTTCGGTGTGCTGCCAATTGCGACTTGCAAGAGTGTTTGTGTGTTTGGGGAGTTTTTCTTTTTCGGATACAAGGTGTCTTGTTGTGGCCTTTATGGTTTCTTTTATTGGCAGGATCTTCACTTGAGGCTTGTCCATAAGACCTAGTCATGTGTGGAAGCACATTGCTTGCACATTTGATTTGCTCTTGTCAACACTCATTTATCTCTTGTGGATCTTCACTTGAGGCTTGTCCAtatgctccatagcatacagtttacctccggcatcggctgcaccgaacttagcgtccagtgcatcccacagttcctttccatttcggatgtgcagataagcatcaaccaacttgtctccaagcacacttaagacggcacccacaaagattacgttgGCATCCCGGAACGCTTTATCCTCATCAGGAGTAAGCGAACCTCTGGGAGTACCATCCGTAACCCGGTGCACTGGAATTTAGTTTTCGataagtcctaaagcggcacggTCTGAGTTATGCTAGTATCCCAGTTTCGAGTCCAGGGGATCGAACTTGAAGAAGGTTTATACGGATTGCCACAAGTGCATTAACTGGTACCCGAGCTTTCGGATGAACCAGCCATATTTAGCAATACCCATGTGCAATATAGAAGTCGAGCAAAATATAGTGTTTCCATGAACTCAAAATATTTGGAGAACAATGAAATGAAGC includes:
- the LOC124690798 gene encoding agamous-like MADS-box protein AGL29, which gives rise to MAPRRPRGTGRQKIEIRPIESEEARQVCFSKRRRGLFNKVSELAIMCGVEAAALVFSPGGRVFSIGHPSVDSVLDRFRTFYSSEAQTVAAVDGGAGDRNPAQAELNQKLGELQAQLAAIKARNKAIDDFLDKARAEGCQAAAWLEQANDVSQMKEEDRAAFAAALAKLRADVAVRCDQVLRDVLPVGRTVGGGGEFELGGTSANAGMEQQQQLMMGMLPPPPLLGFDTGMETVHQGFGPHGSPQ